A window from Bordetella petrii encodes these proteins:
- a CDS encoding pirin family protein has translation MLTLRRSNERGHANHGWLDSYHTFSFANYHDPDHMGFGPLRVINDDRIAPSRGFGTHGHRDMEIITYVLDGAVAHKDSMGSGSTIRPGDVQRMSAGRGVLHSEFNPLDDQQTHMLQIWIEPDVTGIVPEYEEQRVPEADKRGRLRQVVSPDGADGSMRIHQDARLYVGLFDGAEQAELPLAAGRRAWVHVARGKATVNGQALSAGDAVALTDEAAVRISDGEQADVLVFDLP, from the coding sequence ATGCTGACCCTGCGCCGTAGCAACGAACGTGGCCACGCCAACCATGGCTGGCTGGACAGCTACCACACCTTTTCCTTCGCCAATTATCACGATCCCGACCACATGGGCTTCGGCCCGCTGCGCGTGATCAACGACGACCGCATCGCGCCCAGCCGCGGCTTCGGCACGCACGGCCATCGCGACATGGAAATCATCACCTATGTGCTGGACGGCGCCGTGGCCCACAAAGACAGCATGGGCAGCGGCTCGACCATCCGCCCGGGCGACGTGCAGCGCATGAGCGCCGGACGCGGCGTGCTGCATTCCGAGTTCAACCCGCTGGACGACCAGCAAACCCATATGCTGCAGATCTGGATCGAGCCCGACGTGACCGGCATCGTGCCCGAATACGAAGAGCAGCGCGTGCCCGAAGCCGACAAGCGCGGCCGCCTGCGCCAGGTCGTGTCGCCCGACGGGGCCGACGGCTCGATGCGCATTCACCAGGACGCGCGGCTGTACGTGGGGCTGTTCGACGGCGCCGAGCAGGCCGAACTGCCGCTGGCCGCCGGCCGCCGCGCCTGGGTGCATGTGGCGCGCGGCAAGGCCACGGTGAACGGCCAGGCGCTGTCGGCCGGCGACGCCGTGGCGCTGACCGACGAGGCCGCCGTGCGCATCAGCGATGGCGAACAGGCCGACGTGCTGGTCTTCGACCTGCCTTAA
- a CDS encoding LysR family transcriptional regulator translates to MNLSARQLRAFVALADEKHFTRAAQRCHLTQPAFSALIRALEDTAGVRLFDRNTRNVELTAEGRVLDASARRLLGDFELVAEDLRDHAARRRGRVTVAALPSLAAGWLPGLLARFHQDYPGITLQLRDALLDPCLDLVQTGAADFAVAARRADMSDLDSEFLHADRFFLVCRKDHPLAARAQVRLRDLGRWPLIQLARGSSVRRHLDEAMGAAGAQPLLEVEHLATVTGLVSAGLGISVVPAMTLFHFRRDELAIKPLAGKPLTRPLYLVRRRGRSLSVAAQTLYDLLLQHREQIGQA, encoded by the coding sequence ATGAATCTATCTGCCCGCCAACTGCGTGCGTTCGTGGCCCTGGCCGACGAAAAGCACTTCACGCGCGCCGCCCAGCGCTGCCACCTGACCCAGCCGGCTTTCAGCGCGCTGATCCGCGCGCTGGAAGACACCGCCGGCGTGCGGCTGTTCGATCGCAACACGCGCAACGTGGAACTCACTGCCGAGGGCAGGGTGCTCGACGCCTCGGCGCGCCGGCTGCTGGGCGACTTCGAGCTGGTGGCCGAAGACCTGCGCGACCATGCCGCGCGGCGCCGCGGCCGCGTCACGGTGGCGGCCCTGCCTTCGCTGGCCGCCGGCTGGCTGCCAGGCTTGCTGGCGCGCTTCCATCAGGACTATCCCGGCATCACGTTGCAACTGCGCGACGCCTTGCTGGACCCGTGCCTGGACCTGGTGCAGACCGGCGCCGCCGATTTCGCCGTGGCGGCCCGGCGCGCCGATATGTCAGACCTGGACAGCGAATTCCTGCACGCCGACCGCTTCTTCCTGGTGTGCCGCAAAGACCATCCCCTGGCCGCGCGCGCCCAGGTGCGCCTGCGCGACCTGGGCCGCTGGCCATTGATCCAGCTGGCCCGCGGCAGCAGCGTGCGGCGCCACCTGGACGAGGCCATGGGCGCCGCGGGGGCCCAGCCCCTGCTGGAAGTCGAGCACCTGGCCACGGTCACCGGGCTGGTGTCGGCCGGCCTGGGCATCAGCGTAGTGCCGGCCATGACCCTGTTCCACTTCCGGCGCGACGAGCTCGCCATCAAGCCCCTGGCCGGCAAGCCCCTGACCCGGCCGCTGTACCTGGTGCGGCGGCGCGGCCGCAGCCTGTCGGTGGCCGCGCAGACACTGTATGACTTGCTGCTGCAGCACCGGGAGCAGATTGGACAGGCGTAG
- a CDS encoding Fe(3+) ABC transporter substrate-binding protein, with protein sequence MSIRRLSLTPLLGALALAGSALASPALAADEVSLYTTREPKLIQPMLDAFTKESGIKVNTVFIKDGLLERVKAEGAQSPADVLMTVDIGNLIDLVDGGITQPIKSDTLNSVIPANLRGADGKWYTLSLRDRVLYVANDLKLDSFHYEDLADPQWKNKVCIRSGQHPYNTGLVAAMIAHDGAQATEQWLRGVKANLARKAAGGDRDVARDILGGICDIGIANAYYVGHMKNAEPGTDARKWGDAIKVVRPTFKNGGTGTHVNISGAAVAAHAPNKDNAIKLLEFLVSEPAQTLYARANYEYPIRPGVKLDPVVASFGELKVDSLPVAEIAKYRKQASELVDKVGFDN encoded by the coding sequence ATGTCGATCCGACGCCTTTCCCTGACCCCGCTGCTGGGCGCGCTGGCGCTGGCTGGCAGCGCCCTGGCCAGCCCGGCCCTGGCCGCTGACGAAGTCAGCCTGTACACCACCCGTGAACCCAAGCTGATCCAGCCCATGCTGGATGCCTTTACCAAGGAAAGCGGCATCAAGGTCAACACGGTGTTCATCAAGGATGGCCTGCTCGAGCGGGTCAAGGCCGAAGGCGCCCAATCGCCGGCCGACGTGCTGATGACCGTGGACATCGGCAACCTGATCGACCTGGTGGACGGCGGCATTACCCAGCCGATCAAGTCGGACACCCTGAACTCGGTGATTCCCGCCAACCTGCGCGGCGCCGATGGCAAGTGGTATACCCTGTCGCTGCGCGACCGCGTGCTGTACGTGGCCAACGACCTGAAGCTGGACAGCTTCCATTACGAAGACCTGGCCGACCCTCAGTGGAAGAACAAGGTCTGCATCCGTTCGGGCCAGCACCCCTACAACACCGGGCTGGTGGCGGCCATGATCGCGCATGACGGCGCGCAGGCCACCGAGCAATGGCTGCGCGGCGTCAAGGCCAACCTGGCCCGCAAGGCGGCCGGCGGCGACCGCGACGTGGCGCGCGACATCCTGGGCGGCATCTGCGATATCGGCATTGCCAACGCCTACTACGTGGGCCACATGAAGAACGCCGAACCCGGCACCGACGCCCGCAAATGGGGCGACGCCATCAAGGTGGTGCGCCCCACGTTCAAGAACGGAGGCACCGGCACGCACGTGAACATCAGCGGCGCCGCCGTGGCCGCGCACGCGCCCAACAAAGACAACGCCATCAAGCTGCTCGAATTCCTGGTGTCCGAGCCGGCCCAGACGCTGTACGCCCGCGCCAACTACGAATACCCCATCCGCCCGGGCGTGAAGCTGGATCCGGTGGTGGCCAGCTTCGGCGAATTGAAGGTCGATTCGCTGCCGGTGGCCGAAATCGCCAAGTACCGCAAGCAGGCCAGCGAACTGGTCGACAAGGTGGGCTTCGACAATTGA
- a CDS encoding acyclic terpene utilization AtuA family protein — MAASPFLIGCATGFSGDRTDGAHAVVQSLAARGGGTLIFETLAERTLALAQLARNADPESGYEPLLQELLAPVLADCLRQGINIVGNFGAANPPAAARCIAGLASAQGLPAPRIAVVHGDALVTSEQRALLRERLGPRLDGMDVVSANVYLGAGEIADALRAGAQIVVAGRVADPSLTVGPALAHYGWAPDDWTRLGRATMAGHMLECGTQVTGGYFCVPGLKEVPDVHVAGYPIAEIDADGGFVIGKADGTGGAVDARTVKEQLLYEVHDPARYLTPDVVADLSQASVRVQGPDRVAVHGIDGHARPDELKVNVCYRGGWLAEAEISYAGVQAEARARLAADIVRRRLGATLTVRMDLIGVLSILGDDGGAMLDARPAGAGRDVRLRLAAEHPDARVAERLLREVTALYTCGPAGGGGVRTALRPRLNMVSCTIPRDAVHSGWTMMEAAP, encoded by the coding sequence ATGGCTGCTTCCCCTTTTCTGATCGGCTGCGCAACGGGTTTTTCGGGCGACCGTACCGACGGCGCCCACGCGGTCGTGCAATCGCTGGCGGCCCGCGGCGGCGGCACGCTGATCTTCGAAACCCTGGCCGAGCGCACCCTGGCCCTGGCGCAGCTGGCGCGCAATGCCGACCCGGAAAGCGGCTACGAGCCCCTGTTGCAAGAGCTGCTGGCCCCGGTGCTGGCCGACTGCCTGCGCCAGGGCATCAACATCGTGGGCAATTTCGGCGCCGCCAATCCGCCGGCGGCGGCGCGCTGCATCGCCGGGCTGGCCAGCGCCCAGGGCCTGCCGGCGCCACGCATCGCCGTGGTGCATGGCGACGCGCTGGTCACATCCGAGCAGCGCGCCCTGCTGCGCGAACGGCTGGGCCCGCGCCTGGACGGCATGGACGTGGTCAGCGCCAACGTCTACCTGGGCGCGGGCGAAATTGCCGACGCGCTGCGGGCCGGCGCCCAGATCGTGGTGGCCGGCCGGGTGGCCGACCCTTCGCTGACGGTGGGGCCGGCGCTGGCCCATTACGGCTGGGCCCCGGATGACTGGACGCGCCTGGGGCGCGCCACCATGGCGGGCCACATGCTCGAATGCGGCACCCAGGTCACCGGCGGCTATTTCTGCGTGCCCGGCCTGAAAGAAGTGCCCGATGTGCACGTGGCGGGCTATCCCATTGCCGAAATCGACGCCGACGGCGGCTTCGTAATCGGCAAGGCCGATGGCACGGGCGGCGCCGTGGATGCCCGCACGGTCAAGGAACAGCTGCTGTATGAAGTGCACGACCCGGCCCGCTACCTGACGCCGGATGTGGTGGCCGACCTGAGCCAGGCGTCGGTGCGGGTGCAGGGCCCCGACCGGGTCGCCGTGCACGGCATCGACGGCCATGCGCGCCCCGATGAACTGAAAGTCAACGTCTGCTATCGCGGCGGCTGGCTGGCCGAAGCCGAGATCTCGTATGCCGGCGTGCAGGCCGAGGCGCGCGCGCGCCTGGCGGCGGACATCGTGCGGCGGCGGCTCGGCGCCACGCTGACCGTGCGCATGGATTTGATCGGGGTGCTCAGCATCCTGGGCGACGATGGCGGCGCCATGCTGGATGCCCGCCCGGCTGGCGCGGGCCGCGATGTCAGGCTGCGCCTGGCTGCCGAACACCCTGACGCGCGCGTGGCCGAACGGCTGCTGCGCGAAGTGACGGCCCTGTACACCTGCGGCCCGGCGGGCGGCGGCGGCGTGCGCACCGCCCTGCGGCCGCGCCTGAACATGGTCTCGTGCACGATACCGCGCGACGCTGTGCACAGCGGCTGGACCATGATGGAGGCCGCACCATGA
- a CDS encoding pirin family protein produces MSAVETLIVPRSSDLGGGLQVRRALPSAQRRTVGPFVFLDNMGPAMFEPGAGVDVRPHPHIGLSTVTYLYEGAMMHRDSAGHTQEIRPGELNWMTAGRGIVHSERTPDAQRSAGHRLSGLQLWVGLPSRHEETDPGFVHYGLDAQPVIEGEGVRAQVVAGSLFGQTSAVRTLSPLFFGDITLQPGATLVVPAEHEERAAYLSSGAVEIDGQVYQPGQLLVFAAGQPVTVRAAEAARLAILGGEPLDGPRFVWWNFVSSSKDRIEQAKQDWQRDRFSQVVPGDETEYIPLPAPRA; encoded by the coding sequence ATGTCCGCTGTTGAAACTCTGATCGTCCCGCGCTCCAGCGACCTGGGCGGCGGCCTGCAGGTTCGCCGGGCCCTGCCGTCCGCCCAGCGGCGCACCGTCGGCCCGTTCGTCTTCCTGGACAACATGGGGCCGGCCATGTTCGAGCCGGGCGCCGGCGTTGACGTGCGCCCCCATCCGCACATCGGCCTGTCGACCGTCACGTACCTGTACGAAGGCGCCATGATGCATCGCGACAGCGCCGGCCATACCCAGGAGATCCGCCCGGGCGAACTCAACTGGATGACGGCCGGGCGCGGCATCGTGCATTCCGAACGCACGCCCGACGCGCAGCGCAGCGCGGGCCATCGCTTGTCCGGACTGCAGTTGTGGGTGGGCCTGCCCAGCCGCCATGAAGAAACCGATCCGGGCTTCGTGCACTACGGGCTGGATGCGCAGCCGGTGATCGAAGGCGAGGGAGTGCGCGCGCAAGTGGTGGCCGGCTCGCTGTTCGGCCAGACGTCGGCCGTGCGGACCCTGTCGCCGCTGTTCTTCGGCGATATCACGCTGCAGCCCGGCGCCACGCTGGTCGTGCCGGCCGAACACGAAGAACGGGCGGCCTACCTGAGCAGCGGCGCCGTGGAAATCGACGGCCAGGTCTACCAGCCGGGGCAGCTGCTGGTGTTCGCCGCGGGCCAGCCGGTGACCGTGCGCGCGGCCGAGGCAGCCCGCCTGGCGATACTGGGCGGCGAACCGCTGGACGGGCCGCGCTTTGTCTGGTGGAACTTCGTGTCCAGCAGCAAAGACCGCATCGAACAGGCCAAGCAGGACTGGCAGCGCGACCGTTTCAGCCAGGTCGTGCCGGGCGACGAAACCGAATACATCCCGCTGCCGGCGCCACGCGCGTAG
- a CDS encoding ferredoxin--NADP reductase, translating to MAAFNTERVLSVRHWNDTLFSFTTTRDAALRFHNGHFVMIGLEVEGKPLMRAYSIASANYEENLEFLSIKVQNGPLTSRLQHLKEGDTILVSRKPVGTLVADDLKPGKHLFLFGTGTGLAPFMSIIKDPDVYERFEKIVLVHGVRWVSELAYADFIEKELPNNEFFGDVVRDKLIYYPTVTREPFRNQGRITQLIESGKLCQDIGLPQINPETDRAMLCGSPHMLADISAMLDSRGFQVSPGVGEPGDYVVERAFVEK from the coding sequence ATGGCAGCTTTCAATACCGAGCGCGTACTCAGCGTGCGCCACTGGAACGATACGCTTTTTTCCTTCACCACCACGCGCGACGCGGCCCTGCGGTTCCATAACGGCCACTTCGTCATGATCGGCCTCGAAGTCGAAGGCAAGCCGCTGATGCGGGCCTACAGCATCGCCAGCGCCAATTACGAAGAAAACCTCGAATTCCTCAGCATCAAGGTGCAAAACGGGCCGCTGACCTCGCGCCTGCAGCACCTGAAAGAAGGCGACACCATCCTGGTCAGCCGCAAGCCCGTGGGCACCCTGGTGGCCGACGACCTCAAGCCCGGCAAGCACCTGTTCCTGTTCGGCACCGGCACCGGCTTGGCGCCCTTCATGAGCATCATCAAAGACCCCGACGTCTACGAGCGCTTCGAAAAAATCGTGCTGGTGCACGGCGTGCGCTGGGTCAGCGAACTGGCCTATGCCGACTTCATCGAAAAAGAACTGCCCAACAACGAGTTCTTCGGCGACGTGGTGCGCGACAAGCTCATCTATTACCCCACCGTCACGCGCGAGCCGTTCCGCAACCAGGGCCGCATCACGCAACTGATCGAAAGCGGCAAGCTGTGCCAGGACATCGGCCTGCCGCAAATCAACCCCGAAACCGACCGCGCCATGCTCTGCGGCAGCCCGCACATGCTGGCCGACATCAGCGCCATGCTCGACTCGCGCGGTTTCCAGGTGTCGCCGGGCGTGGGCGAACCGGGCGACTACGTGGTCGAACGCGCGTTCGTCGAAAAATAA
- a CDS encoding ATP-binding cassette domain-containing protein, giving the protein MPDLLELERIHLAYDTPQGLRPVVQDLSLALPAGHIGCLLGESGCGKTTILRAIAGFEPVRAGQISLDGAVISSPAVQVAPELRRVGMMFQDYALFPHLTAAQNVAFGLRRLGKAERAARVREMLDMVGLAASADNYPHEISGGQQQRVALARALAPSPDLLLLDEPFSNLDVDTRERLAFEVRDILKSTGHTAILVTHNQAEAFAIADRIGVMSDGKVVQWDTPYNLHHHPADGFVRDFVRRETLVAQRQQAYARGM; this is encoded by the coding sequence GTGCCCGACCTGCTTGAACTAGAACGCATCCACCTGGCCTACGACACGCCGCAAGGCCTGCGCCCGGTGGTGCAAGACCTGTCGCTGGCGCTGCCGGCCGGCCACATCGGCTGCCTGCTGGGCGAATCCGGCTGCGGCAAGACCACCATCCTGCGCGCCATCGCCGGTTTCGAGCCGGTGCGTGCCGGACAGATTTCCCTGGACGGCGCCGTGATTTCGTCGCCGGCCGTGCAAGTGGCGCCCGAGCTGCGCCGGGTGGGCATGATGTTCCAGGACTACGCGCTGTTTCCGCACCTGACCGCCGCGCAGAACGTGGCCTTCGGGCTGCGCAGGCTGGGCAAGGCCGAGCGCGCGGCGCGCGTGCGCGAGATGCTGGACATGGTGGGGCTGGCCGCTTCGGCTGACAACTATCCGCACGAAATTTCCGGCGGCCAGCAGCAGCGCGTGGCGCTGGCGCGCGCGCTGGCGCCCTCGCCCGACCTGCTGCTGCTGGACGAGCCGTTTTCCAATCTAGATGTGGACACCCGCGAGCGCCTGGCTTTCGAAGTGCGCGACATCCTCAAATCGACCGGGCACACGGCCATCCTGGTAACCCACAACCAGGCCGAGGCCTTCGCCATCGCCGACCGCATCGGCGTGATGAGCGACGGCAAGGTCGTGCAGTGGGACACCCCGTACAACCTGCACCACCACCCCGCCGACGGCTTCGTGCGCGACTTCGTGCGGCGCGAGACGCTGGTCGCGCAGCGCCAGCAGGCCTACGCGCGCGGCATGTAG
- a CDS encoding AtuA-related protein, whose product MKPDHPPVRAPLYRLAHSRSGDKGDISNLSLIAWDPECYAVLADQVTEARVAEWFAYRRPTRVTRYLIPSLHAMNFVLEGVLDGGVNDALNLDTHGKSLSFHLLDLRVDVAPELARRLPDIPGDQPATGLPPAPLAPQ is encoded by the coding sequence ATGAAGCCGGATCACCCCCCCGTACGCGCGCCCCTGTACCGCCTGGCGCACAGCCGCTCGGGCGACAAGGGCGATATCTCGAACCTGAGCCTGATCGCCTGGGACCCGGAGTGCTATGCGGTACTGGCGGACCAGGTCACCGAAGCGCGCGTGGCCGAATGGTTTGCCTACCGCCGCCCTACCCGCGTCACGCGCTACCTGATTCCCAGCCTGCACGCCATGAACTTCGTGCTTGAAGGCGTGCTGGACGGCGGCGTGAACGACGCCCTGAACCTGGACACGCATGGCAAGAGCCTGTCGTTCCATTTGCTTGACTTGCGGGTGGATGTTGCGCCCGAACTGGCCCGGCGCCTGCCGGACATTCCGGGCGATCAGCCCGCCACCGGCCTGCCGCCGGCGCCGCTCGCGCCGCAGTAA
- a CDS encoding ABC transporter permease, giving the protein MHTETLSRPWRLRGPERGAGWLAGAALIALAVLLPLAALAWQAMHADLSHWSHLARYVLPQAFANTAMLLAGVGVLVTLLGTGAAWLVTAYEFPSRRILTWALLLPLAVPTYIIAFAYLDLLHPIGPIQTAIRALLGYDSPRQFRLPDLRSIYGAIFVLGFVLYPYVYLSTRVMFMTQAASLLEAARTLGAGRVGVFLRVALPLARPAIAVGASLALLETLNDIGASEFLGVQTLTVSVYTTWITRSDLASAAQIALTMLAIVVGLILLERHGRKRQRYANTQRMRPMQPRRLRGGAAWLAVVLGWIPVVLGFVAPAWYLIVETYKRLHLVGGVSDQLINGLSNTLIVAFTATLVTLGCGLVVAWAGRTLRESARFNPGRACARIASLGYAVPGTVLAIGLLMPFTWIDRQLGAVFGSQGLLLMGSMGALVCAYTMRFLAVSVGGIEAGLARIPPSLEQASRLLGESAGGTLRRVHLPLLRPALAAGALLVFVDTMKELPATLLLRPLNFETLATWLYAEAARGTYEEGAVAALAIVLAGLLPVILLARTNLKMGH; this is encoded by the coding sequence ATGCACACTGAAACTTTGTCCCGCCCTTGGCGGCTGCGCGGCCCTGAACGCGGCGCGGGCTGGCTGGCGGGCGCGGCGCTGATCGCGCTGGCCGTGCTGCTGCCGCTGGCCGCGCTGGCCTGGCAGGCCATGCACGCCGACCTGTCGCACTGGTCGCACCTGGCCCGGTATGTGTTGCCGCAGGCCTTCGCCAACACGGCCATGCTGCTGGCCGGGGTGGGCGTGCTGGTGACCCTGCTGGGCACCGGCGCGGCCTGGCTGGTTACCGCCTACGAGTTTCCCAGCCGCCGCATCCTGACCTGGGCCCTGCTGCTGCCGCTGGCGGTGCCCACCTACATCATCGCCTTCGCCTACCTGGACCTGCTGCACCCTATCGGCCCGATCCAGACCGCCATCCGCGCCCTGCTGGGCTATGACAGCCCGCGCCAGTTCCGCCTGCCCGACCTGCGCTCGATCTACGGCGCCATTTTCGTGCTGGGCTTCGTGCTGTACCCCTATGTGTACCTGAGCACCCGCGTCATGTTCATGACGCAGGCCGCCAGTCTGCTCGAAGCGGCGCGCACGCTGGGCGCCGGCCGCGTGGGTGTGTTCCTGCGCGTGGCCCTGCCGCTGGCGCGGCCGGCCATTGCCGTGGGCGCCAGCCTGGCCCTGCTGGAAACACTGAACGACATCGGGGCCTCGGAATTCCTGGGTGTCCAGACCCTGACCGTTTCCGTCTACACCACCTGGATCACGCGGTCCGACCTGGCCAGCGCGGCGCAGATCGCCCTGACCATGCTGGCCATCGTGGTCGGGCTGATTCTTCTGGAGCGGCACGGCCGCAAGCGGCAGCGCTATGCCAACACGCAGCGCATGCGGCCGATGCAGCCGCGGCGCCTGCGCGGCGGCGCGGCATGGCTGGCGGTGGTGCTGGGCTGGATTCCGGTGGTGCTGGGGTTCGTGGCGCCGGCCTGGTACCTGATCGTCGAGACCTACAAGCGCCTGCACCTGGTGGGCGGCGTGTCAGACCAGCTGATCAATGGCCTGTCCAATACTCTGATCGTGGCCTTCACGGCCACCCTGGTCACGCTGGGCTGCGGCCTGGTGGTGGCCTGGGCCGGGCGCACGCTGCGCGAAAGCGCGCGATTCAACCCGGGCCGCGCCTGCGCGCGCATCGCCAGCCTGGGCTATGCGGTGCCCGGCACCGTGCTGGCGATCGGCCTGCTGATGCCCTTTACCTGGATCGACCGCCAGCTGGGCGCGGTGTTCGGCAGCCAGGGCCTGCTGCTGATGGGGTCGATGGGCGCGCTGGTCTGCGCCTACACCATGCGCTTCCTGGCGGTGTCGGTGGGCGGCATCGAGGCCGGCCTGGCCCGTATCCCGCCATCGCTGGAACAGGCGTCGCGCCTGCTGGGCGAAAGCGCCGGCGGCACGCTGCGCCGCGTGCACCTGCCGCTGCTGCGGCCGGCGCTGGCCGCCGGCGCGCTGCTGGTGTTCGTCGACACCATGAAAGAACTGCCCGCCACGCTGCTGCTGCGGCCGCTGAACTTCGAAACGCTGGCCACCTGGCTGTATGCCGAGGCCGCCCGCGGCACGTATGAAGAAGGCGCCGTGGCGGCGCTGGCCATCGTGCTGGCCGGCCTGCTGCCGGTGATCCTGCTGGCGCGCACCAACCTGAAAATGGGACATTGA
- a CDS encoding transcriptional regulator yields the protein MNMEIRPVHTEADYKSALKEISRLMESDPDLGTPEGDRLDVLTTLVQAYEARRYPIDLPDPVEAIKFRMEQSGLTAKDLEPMIGKRNRVYEVLNRKRTLTLPMIWRLHKELGIPAESLIRPPAHP from the coding sequence GTGAACATGGAAATCCGCCCCGTACATACCGAGGCCGATTACAAGTCGGCACTCAAAGAAATTTCCCGGCTGATGGAATCCGACCCTGACCTGGGCACCCCCGAAGGCGATCGCCTGGATGTCCTGACGACACTGGTCCAGGCATATGAAGCAAGGCGCTATCCTATCGACCTGCCCGATCCGGTTGAAGCCATCAAGTTCCGTATGGAGCAAAGCGGCCTGACGGCCAAAGATCTGGAACCAATGATCGGCAAGCGCAATCGCGTCTATGAAGTCTTGAATCGTAAACGCACTTTGACTTTGCCCATGATCTGGCGGTTGCATAAAGAGCTGGGAATACCGGCTGAAAGCCTGATCCGGCCCCCGGCGCACCCATAA
- a CDS encoding tripartite tricarboxylate transporter substrate binding protein has translation MRMTPLRLLAALCTALPLAAAAQDFPSKPITFIVPFAAGSATDQLGRAIGQGVAELTGQSVVIENKPGASAMIGAQTAARAAADGYTVLITTNTTQAANEHLYKTLPYDPVKDFAPLTLLGKGGQFMVVNPASPAKSVTEFLALAKKSPGKLSFGSGSSSSRIAGELLQQMTGIKLLHVPYKSNPLAITDLLGGQIDMMVTDSATGLPQVEAGKLRALGFTGNERSPLAPDLPTIAEAGVPGYEMGYWFGAYVPAGTPEAVVNKLNDLLVKATQGKAAQHFYKSTGTTPATSTPKELAAFQRSESQKWGDIIKKAGIKAE, from the coding sequence ATGCGCATGACCCCGCTACGACTGCTTGCCGCCCTGTGCACCGCCCTGCCGCTGGCGGCAGCCGCGCAAGACTTTCCCAGCAAGCCCATCACGTTCATCGTGCCGTTCGCCGCCGGCAGCGCCACCGACCAGTTGGGCCGGGCCATCGGCCAGGGTGTGGCCGAGCTGACCGGCCAGTCGGTGGTCATCGAGAACAAGCCGGGCGCCAGCGCCATGATCGGCGCGCAAACCGCGGCCCGCGCAGCGGCCGACGGCTACACAGTGCTGATCACCACCAACACCACGCAGGCCGCCAACGAGCACCTGTACAAGACCCTGCCCTACGACCCGGTGAAGGATTTCGCGCCGCTGACGCTGCTGGGCAAGGGCGGGCAGTTCATGGTGGTGAACCCGGCCTCGCCGGCCAAGAGCGTGACCGAGTTCCTGGCCCTGGCCAAGAAATCGCCGGGCAAGCTCAGCTTCGGCAGCGGCAGCTCAAGCAGCCGCATCGCCGGCGAACTGCTGCAGCAGATGACCGGCATCAAGCTGCTGCATGTGCCGTACAAGAGCAATCCGCTGGCGATCACCGACCTGCTGGGCGGGCAGATCGACATGATGGTCACCGACAGCGCCACGGGCCTGCCGCAAGTGGAAGCCGGCAAGCTGCGCGCACTGGGCTTTACCGGCAACGAACGCTCGCCGCTGGCGCCGGATCTGCCCACCATTGCCGAGGCCGGCGTGCCCGGGTATGAAATGGGTTACTGGTTCGGCGCCTACGTGCCCGCCGGCACGCCCGAGGCGGTTGTGAACAAGCTGAATGACTTGCTGGTCAAGGCCACCCAGGGCAAGGCGGCCCAGCATTTCTACAAGTCCACCGGCACGACCCCGGCGACGTCCACCCCCAAGGAACTGGCGGCGTTCCAGCGCAGCGAGTCGCAGAAATGGGGCGACATCATCAAGAAGGCCGGCATCAAGGCGGAATAA
- a CDS encoding type II toxin-antitoxin system HigB family toxin: MRVIAVSTLRLFWDEHPDAEQSIKAWVDEANKAQWTQPADIKAHYRSASILKNRRVVFNIKGNNYRLVTAVSFKLGIVYVKFIGTHADYDRINAETVELE, translated from the coding sequence ATGCGAGTCATAGCCGTCAGCACCCTGCGCCTGTTCTGGGACGAACACCCGGACGCCGAGCAATCGATAAAGGCCTGGGTGGATGAGGCCAATAAGGCGCAATGGACACAGCCGGCGGATATCAAAGCACACTATCGTAGTGCCAGCATCCTCAAAAACCGGCGTGTGGTGTTCAATATCAAGGGCAACAATTACCGCTTGGTCACAGCGGTTTCCTTCAAACTCGGTATCGTCTACGTGAAGTTCATCGGCACTCACGCGGATTACGACAGAATCAATGCCGAGACAGTGGAACTGGAGTGA